From the Toxotes jaculatrix isolate fToxJac2 chromosome 15, fToxJac2.pri, whole genome shotgun sequence genome, one window contains:
- the fundc1 gene encoding FUN14 domain-containing protein 1 yields the protein MQMTPDVQAAEDRPAYSKMANRKKEVEEEIYDKVVDLTEYAKRQRWWNRLFGNSSGPVAEKYSVATQIAIGGVSGWCAGYLFQKVGKVAATAVGGGLLLLQIANNSGYIQVDWKRVEKDVNKAKKQLKKGTNQAGPELNTFVEKSTEFVKKNIVVTSGFVGGFLLGLAS from the exons ATGCAAATGACGCCGGACGTGcaggcagctgaggacagaCCAGCGTACTCCAAAATGGCGAACCGCAAAAAGG AAGTGGAAGAGGAGATTTACGACAAGGTCGTGGACCTGACAGAGTATGCCAAACGTCAGCGATGGTGGAACCGCCTTTTCGGAAACAGCTCCGGACCAGTAGCAGAGAAATACTCCGTGGCCACACAGATAGCCATAGGGGGAGTGAGTGGATG GTGTGCAGGATATCTCTTCCAGAAGGTTGGAAAAGTTGCAGCTACAGCTGTAGGGGgaggcctcctgctgctgcag ATAGCTAACAATAGTGGCTACATCCAAGTGGACTGGAAGAGAGTAGAGAAGGATGTCAACAAAGCCAAGAAGCAGTTAAAGAAGGGCACCAATCAAGCCGGCCCAGAACTAAACACATTTGTTGAGAAG tcCACAGAgtttgtgaagaaaaacattGTTGTCACAAGTGGTTTCGTTGGGGGATTCCTGCTTGGCCTGGCATCTTAG
- the efhc2 gene encoding EF-hand domain-containing family member C2, producing the protein MALPFLPGTSPSKQMGKERFHKSQHFDYSNGVPMLVGSEKPGIGGELLVGQKIKPEHSVYPKGQGSDLPSWVAFDKQVLCFEAYFQEAVPEARDETYRIRKCNIYFYLEDDTIQVVEPECKNSGIPQGTLIRRHRIPLPPPNDDQFYNIFHFNINQQMVLNSRTFCVTNCDMFTKNFLTKLGVRLNDPTTVPADPYSNFREQTEKSMNPLRPYERRDTLKQFLDYDRKVLRFYCFWDDTGNMFGDRRELILHYFLADDTIEIREVSSPNCGRDYVPKFLRRSKLPKHAPAQMKQPGEITDRTVLNVLSSESQGARYILDSLKTGSVHEAFYKDCDLTVGGEVNVFGRRVIIADCDDFTKDYYRSKYGIEDFTPVQYKAPAAPKPPRLVPPYNGFGSEEDSLSSCQGLLPKPPQKDFHKFMEKDRCGLESNVLNFHAKMVTTDPVDGERAFNISFYLCDDSISVFERPQRNSGVLGGKFLERSRVKKPGQELFKSEPSEYFKAQDLYVGATLCLHNKNFQLLDADDYTLNYMEKHAEEFPKANVGHILSKLRSIPEERQSEIRRFLTLSDPSNTGFIPYESLRGLLMGLDCRLSEHEVLVLGRHFSEREQPEVDVGLMLAVAQDFLKKKQFEELPDMARAFAYHDQHKTGRLSAKELRTICKAFRLPLPENLLRGLLSKFADGDEIDYHALLAGINWLENPAPPVMPEDILKFDVNPRFDVGMAALKNINYSALLGDLFSFPSNNGDPTTATST; encoded by the exons ATGGCTTTACCATTTCTACCTGGGACTTCTCCCAGTAAACAG ATGGGGAAGGAGAGATTCCACAAGTCCCAACATTTTGACTATTCCAACGGAGTCCCCATGCTGGTGGGATCTGAGAAGCCGGGCATCGGAGGAGAGCTTTTAGTGGGCCAGAAGATTAAACCAGAACATTCTGTATACCCCAAAGGACAAGGCAGTGACTTACCATCGTGGGTGGCCTTTGACAAACAG gttttgtgttttgaagcATACTTCCAGGAAGCTGTGCCTGAGGCACGGGATGAGACATACAGAATCAGGAAGTGTAACATCTACTTCTACCTGGAAGATGATACTATACAGGTGGTGGAGCCAGAGTGCAAGAACAGCGGCATCCCTCAAG GAACACTTATTCGTCGCCACCGCATCCCACTGCCTCCCCCAAATGATGACCAATTCTacaacattttccatttcaacATCAACCAACAGATGGTGCTGAACTCCCGCACATTCTGTGTGACCAACTGTGACATGTTTACCAAGAACTTTCTCACAAAACTTGGTGTGCGCCTAAATGACCCCACCACTGTACCTGCTGACCCCTACAGCAACTTCCGGGAACAG ACTGAGAAAAGTATGAATCCGCTTCGTCCATATGAACGACGGGACACACTAAAGCAGTTCCTGGACTATGACCGCAAAGTCCTGCGCTTCTACTGCTTCTGGGACGACACAGGGAACATGTTCGGGGACCGTCGGGAGCTCATACTGCACTACTTTCTGGCTGATGACACCATAGAGATCCGGGAGGTTAGCTCCCCAAACTGTGGGAGAGATTACGTGCCCAAATTCCTGCGCCGCAGCAAACTACCTAAG catgCTCCGGCCCAAATGAAGCAGCCCGGAGAGATCACAGACCGCACAGTGCTAAATGTGTTGTCCTCTGAGAGTCAAGGAGCGCGCTACATACTGGACAGCCTCAAA ACTGGATCCGTCCATGAGGCGTTTTATAAGGACTGTGATCTGACTGTTGGTGGGGAGGTGAATGTGTTTGGCAGGAGAGTCATCATCGCTGACTGTGATGACTTCACCAAAGACTATTACCGCTCCAAATACGGCATAG AGGACTTCACCCCAGTGCAGTACAAAGCTCCCGCAGCCCCTAAGCCCCCGAGGCTTGTGCCCCCCTACAACGGCTTTGGCTCAGAGGAGGACTCTCTAAGCTCCTGCCAGGGCCTGCTGCCCAAGCCCCCACAGAAAGATTTCCACAAATTTATGGAGAAAGACAG ATGTGGCCTAGAGAGTAATGTGCTGAATTTCCACGCCAAGATGGTGACCACCGATCCAGTTGACGGAGAGAGGGCTTTCAACATCTCCTTCTACCTGTGTGATGACTCCATCAGTGTGTTTGAGCGCCCACAGAGGAACTCAG GTGTGCTTGGTGGGAAGTTTCTGGAGCGCAGTCGTGTAAAGAAGCCAGGCCAGGAGCTGTTTAAGAGCGAGCCGTCCGAGTACTTTAAAGCTCAGGATCTGTACGTAGGAGCTACCCTCTGCCTCCACAATAAGAACTTCCAGCTTCTGGATGCTGATGATTACACCCTCAACTACATGGAGAAGCATGCTGAGGAG TTCCCCAAAGCCAACGTGGGCCACATCCTCAGTAAACTACGATCCATtccagaggagagacagagtgagatcAGGAGATTTCTGACTCTCAGTGACCCCAGCAACACTGGCTTCATCCCCTATGAGTCACTCAG GGGCCTGCTGATGGGCCTGGACTGCAGACTGTCGGAGCATGAGGTGCTGGTGCTGGGCCGACATTTCTCCGAGCGTGAGCAGCCCGAGGTGGACGTGGGCCTGATGCTGGCTGTGGCCCAGGACTTCCTCAAAAAGAAGCAGTTTGAAGAGCTCCCTGACATGGCCAGAGCCTTCGCATATCACGACCAACACAA AACCGGCCGTCTCTCTGCCAAAGAGTTAAGGACCATCTGTAAGGCCTTCCGACTTCCCCTGCCTGAGAACCTGCTCAGAGGTCTGCTCAGCAA GTTTGCAGATGGGGATGAGATTGACTACCATGCCCTCCTGGCTGGCATTAACTGGTTAGAGAACCCTGCTCCCCCAGTAATGCCTGAAGACATCTTAAAG TTTGATGTGAACCCGAGGTTTGACGTCGGCATGGCTGCATTGAAAAACATCAACTACTCTGCTCTCCTGGGGGATTTATTCAGCTTTCCCTCCAACAACGGTGACCCGACAACCGCCACCTCAACATAG